From Marinobacter alexandrii, one genomic window encodes:
- a CDS encoding cytidine deaminase, whose amino-acid sequence MSLEELKEKAIKASANAYAPYSKFKVGCVLITSTGNIYTGCNVENASYGLTTCAERNAISNAINAEGTIEIDKIIVFTPTPTPTPPCGACRQVINEFGNPEIRSYCEGGDFSIYQSDDLLPHAFKLKES is encoded by the coding sequence ATGTCATTAGAAGAATTGAAGGAAAAGGCAATTAAAGCTTCTGCAAATGCCTATGCACCCTACAGCAAATTCAAAGTTGGTTGTGTGCTAATTACCTCTACTGGAAATATTTACACCGGTTGTAATGTGGAAAACGCTTCATATGGACTAACTACCTGCGCGGAACGAAATGCAATATCTAACGCGATAAATGCAGAAGGAACGATTGAGATTGACAAGATCATAGTATTTACTCCCACACCTACCCCAACTCCACCATGTGGAGCTTGCCGACAAGTAATTAACGAGTTTGGAAATCCGGAAATAAGGAGCTATTGTGAAGGTGGCGATTTCAGTATTTATCAATCTGATGATTTACTCCCCCATGCCTTTAAGCTAAAAGAAAGCTAA
- a CDS encoding nuclear transport factor 2 family protein, whose protein sequence is MKHLPIITLFLFAWGCTSGVKQNIVDANDLEVLTDIQKTQWVKAYLEQDTVLLDKLLHEHFQLIDDNGDRYTKQDELSYVGKYGPSYNSLEFQILEVDIVEIGSAVVLAKGTMKGLEGDEAYITTYTSSTSFVKIDKQWKALNSHVSGVKEERFPMAPSD, encoded by the coding sequence ATGAAACACTTACCGATTATCACACTTTTCTTATTTGCATGGGGTTGTACCTCAGGAGTCAAGCAAAATATTGTTGATGCGAATGATTTAGAAGTATTGACTGACATACAAAAGACTCAATGGGTCAAAGCATATTTGGAACAAGATACGGTTTTGCTTGACAAACTACTTCATGAGCATTTTCAGCTGATCGATGATAATGGAGATCGCTATACAAAGCAAGATGAATTGAGCTATGTTGGAAAGTATGGGCCTTCATACAACTCATTAGAATTTCAAATTCTTGAGGTAGATATCGTTGAGATTGGTTCTGCTGTAGTACTTGCTAAAGGAACAATGAAGGGTTTAGAGGGGGATGAGGCATATATTACAACCTATACATCTAGTACATCATTTGTTAAAATAGATAAACAGTGGAAAGCTCTGAATAGTCATGTTAGCGGTGTGAAGGAAGAAAGGTTCCCAATGGCTCCTTCTGATTAA
- a CDS encoding PAS domain-containing protein, whose protein sequence is MFDPENLDVNSQMILEYLLKEKDLSVFCKDVNSRFFNCNNSFLRDCGVESLTQLIGKTDYDLSWTKEEAASFRLADIEVISNDIFKIGIVEEQTDSSMKKRWIETCKFPLKGEHGKVVGLIGFYTERFY, encoded by the coding sequence ATGTTTGATCCAGAAAATCTCGACGTTAATTCTCAAATGATCCTTGAATATTTATTGAAAGAGAAAGACCTAAGTGTTTTTTGTAAAGATGTCAACTCAAGATTTTTTAATTGCAATAATTCTTTTTTAAGAGATTGTGGAGTTGAGTCTTTGACACAATTGATTGGGAAGACAGATTATGATCTTTCATGGACAAAAGAGGAAGCCGCTTCTTTTCGTCTGGCTGATATAGAGGTTATCTCCAACGATATTTTTAAAATTGGAATAGTAGAGGAACAGACCGATTCTAGTATGAAAAAAAGATGGATTGAGACTTGTAAGTTTCCTCTAAAGGGAGAGCACGGTAAGGTAGTTGGATTAATAGGTTTTTATACGGAACGATTTTATTAA
- a CDS encoding AI-2E family transporter, producing the protein MERSLGQIKLILAVFLGIALLYLMRELSNLFVPLFFALFFAVLFQPLVHLFMRFLSLNISIALTTVVTMTIFFFIGFGLFNVVQALVENSEVILDSISTDLRPFINDYTSYIGVTFREGELRDAVAELLQSGSFWSASGSFISSLSGISASLLLTILYFAGLLGAITQFDKTISYIIGDSRNKEKTLVTFNRIKDSISSYIKVKTFVSLITGLATGLMCWFFGIEYSLLWGFLAFVLNYIPYIGSLIAIVPPLVLTIIDSSSVSQVLVVFVCLEGIQLVMGNVIEPKWMGDTFSINTVSVLFGFVFWAFMWGTAGMLLAVPLTFMCKVALENMSQAQVFVRLMDKKGLNKSS; encoded by the coding sequence ATGGAGCGATCACTGGGTCAAATAAAATTGATCCTTGCTGTTTTCTTAGGAATTGCCCTTTTGTACCTAATGCGCGAATTATCTAATCTATTTGTGCCTCTGTTTTTTGCTCTATTTTTTGCTGTTTTATTTCAGCCATTGGTTCATCTGTTCATGAGGTTTCTTTCTCTGAATATTAGTATAGCCCTGACTACCGTGGTTACCATGACAATCTTCTTCTTCATAGGTTTTGGCCTTTTCAATGTGGTTCAAGCCCTAGTGGAAAATAGTGAAGTTATTTTAGATAGTATTTCGACAGATTTAAGACCTTTTATTAATGATTATACCTCATACATAGGCGTAACTTTTAGAGAAGGAGAATTGAGAGATGCTGTAGCTGAATTGCTACAATCAGGATCTTTCTGGTCGGCATCAGGTTCGTTTATTTCAAGCTTAAGCGGTATATCAGCATCACTGCTACTGACGATACTATACTTTGCCGGGCTGCTGGGTGCTATTACTCAGTTTGATAAAACAATCTCATACATAATTGGAGATTCTCGAAATAAAGAAAAAACGCTAGTGACTTTTAATCGCATTAAAGACTCTATTAGCTCTTACATTAAAGTAAAAACCTTTGTAAGTCTTATCACAGGTTTAGCTACTGGTCTGATGTGCTGGTTTTTTGGTATTGAATACTCCTTGCTCTGGGGCTTTCTTGCTTTCGTCTTAAACTATATCCCTTACATAGGATCTTTAATTGCGATTGTTCCTCCTTTGGTTTTGACTATTATTGATAGTAGTAGTGTGTCTCAGGTACTCGTTGTTTTCGTCTGTTTAGAAGGCATCCAATTAGTTATGGGGAATGTAATTGAGCCCAAGTGGATGGGAGATACTTTTTCCATTAACACCGTATCAGTTCTTTTCGGATTTGTTTTTTGGGCATTTATGTGGGGAACAGCCGGGATGTTACTAGCCGTCCCATTAACCTTTATGTGTAAGGTGGCCTTGGAAAATATGAGTCAGGCACAAGTTTTTGTAAGACTTATGGATAAGAAAGGATTGAATAAGAGTAGCTAG
- a CDS encoding OmpA family protein: MRYLIIILLVSLTTISYAQDQPQGYILKSIYFGGGSYYIDEYQLEELKHLIDSVSDIRDYTITIHSHTDNIGGAEYNEWLSEMRGDAVIQRLLFFDFKSNQIEKRDFGQFNPVFNNDTWEGRRKNRRVDIIFWPVVM; encoded by the coding sequence GTGCGATACCTGATTATTATACTTTTAGTTTCTCTAACCACAATCTCTTATGCACAAGATCAACCGCAGGGCTATATTCTTAAGAGTATTTATTTCGGGGGAGGTAGCTATTATATAGATGAATATCAATTGGAGGAGTTAAAGCACCTGATTGATTCAGTTTCGGATATTCGTGATTATACCATTACAATTCATAGTCATACTGATAATATTGGTGGAGCAGAATACAACGAATGGTTGTCTGAGATGCGTGGTGATGCAGTTATCCAACGACTGCTATTTTTTGATTTTAAATCAAATCAAATAGAAAAAAGAGATTTCGGACAATTCAATCCAGTGTTTAACAATGATACATGGGAGGGGAGGCGTAAAAATCGGAGAGTTGATATCATTTTTTGGCCCGTAGTTATGTGA
- a CDS encoding penicillin acylase family protein, which translates to MKIIKIIGAILLLAVIGIVSYVFYIKSSLTPSYSGENSLAGLTKDTEVFFTEYGIPHIYAQNESDAYRSLGYIHAKERLWQMDLLRHVGSGRLSELFGSDMIETDKFLRTMGLSRYSKESAETYIKRNHQSLPLVKAYIEGINNYIGNNPKPLEYIILGLDIDPFEIQNVFETLTYMSFSFSNAYITDPVLTELSSKLDSSYLNDLNIYHYEGESVLRSHDDRYSKHAKNTIAMLEKFNVPEFIGSNSWVLSGSKTKSGEVILSNDPHIAFSQPSVWYEAHLISSENEYYGYHIPGAPFPLLMHSESQAIGITMFENDDMDFYVEEIHPDDSMMYRHKDQWKEINTYEEVIKVKDEEPITFSIRSTTHGPVVSDIIKEDPLDDLVTMYWVTSNHSNYMVEATYGLVTARSIDQVEDASSIIHGPGLNIMYGDSSGNVAWWAVGKLIKRRDEQTSKTFYDGSSGLDDPDSAYSFTENPHAINPTWGYVHSANNQPDSVNGIAYSGYYLPDDRGERIKEILDQSSEIDVKEIQGMLLDDKSMMQEAIKGILLQAIKDTERGDLLRELLKWRFTFHKDDFRPLIFQRWVNEILKAAKKDEIGEELWPMYKKTHTYKVSAELLIKNNSSKWWDDVSTEQIESRTEIIQVAFEQTIKDLSSFWGQDFTQWKWGDAHKLKHKHATGDVLSFLNVGDFSISGANEVLNNLGYTYDEGSEQTILFGPSTRRIVDFSNIRNNSWSILPTGQSGNYFSPYYADQAKMYANGQFRKMIMNHSLIKNSSDKIVLKPKD; encoded by the coding sequence ATGAAAATTATTAAGATAATCGGCGCTATTCTACTCCTTGCCGTCATTGGTATCGTATCATATGTTTTTTACATAAAATCAAGCCTCACTCCTTCTTACAGTGGAGAGAATTCCCTTGCTGGTTTAACAAAAGATACGGAAGTATTTTTCACAGAATATGGTATTCCACATATCTATGCTCAAAATGAATCAGATGCTTATAGATCCCTTGGATACATTCATGCCAAAGAAAGGCTCTGGCAAATGGACTTACTAAGGCATGTAGGTAGTGGTCGACTATCCGAACTCTTTGGGTCTGATATGATAGAAACCGACAAGTTCCTCAGAACCATGGGATTGAGTCGATACTCAAAAGAATCTGCAGAAACCTATATTAAAAGAAACCATCAAAGCTTACCATTAGTAAAAGCCTATATAGAAGGTATCAATAACTACATCGGAAATAATCCAAAACCACTCGAATACATCATTCTAGGTTTGGACATAGATCCTTTCGAGATTCAAAATGTATTTGAAACGCTAACCTACATGTCTTTCAGCTTCTCAAATGCTTACATCACTGATCCTGTTCTCACAGAACTATCCAGCAAACTAGACTCTAGCTACTTGAATGACCTGAACATTTATCACTATGAAGGAGAATCCGTCCTTCGTTCACATGATGATCGCTACAGCAAGCACGCTAAAAACACCATAGCTATGCTTGAAAAATTTAATGTTCCGGAGTTTATAGGAAGTAATAGCTGGGTCCTATCAGGAAGTAAGACTAAAAGCGGAGAAGTCATTCTTTCCAATGATCCTCATATTGCCTTCTCCCAGCCATCAGTGTGGTACGAAGCGCACCTTATCTCTTCAGAGAACGAATATTATGGCTATCATATTCCAGGAGCGCCTTTTCCCCTACTCATGCATTCAGAAAGTCAGGCAATCGGAATTACCATGTTTGAAAATGATGATATGGATTTTTACGTTGAAGAAATTCATCCAGATGATTCAATGATGTATCGACACAAAGATCAATGGAAAGAAATCAACACATATGAAGAAGTCATCAAAGTAAAAGACGAAGAGCCAATTACTTTTTCCATTCGGTCTACAACACATGGACCAGTTGTCTCAGATATCATAAAAGAAGATCCATTGGATGATTTAGTGACTATGTATTGGGTAACCTCTAACCACTCAAACTATATGGTCGAAGCTACCTATGGACTAGTAACTGCTCGTAGCATTGATCAAGTAGAAGATGCCTCATCTATTATTCATGGTCCTGGATTGAACATTATGTATGGAGACTCAAGTGGAAATGTAGCTTGGTGGGCAGTAGGTAAACTAATAAAACGACGAGATGAACAAACAAGTAAGACCTTTTATGACGGGTCTTCTGGTTTGGATGACCCGGATAGCGCGTATTCTTTTACCGAAAACCCTCATGCCATTAATCCTACATGGGGATATGTTCATAGTGCGAATAATCAACCAGACTCAGTTAATGGCATTGCCTATTCCGGCTATTATTTACCAGATGATCGAGGAGAGCGAATTAAAGAAATCCTTGATCAGTCTTCAGAGATTGATGTCAAAGAAATTCAAGGGATGCTTTTGGATGATAAATCCATGATGCAAGAAGCTATTAAAGGAATACTGCTTCAAGCCATTAAGGATACAGAAAGAGGTGATTTACTAAGAGAACTTTTGAAGTGGAGATTCACCTTTCACAAAGATGATTTTAGACCGCTAATCTTTCAAAGATGGGTCAATGAAATACTAAAAGCAGCTAAGAAAGATGAGATTGGGGAAGAACTATGGCCTATGTATAAGAAAACGCATACCTACAAAGTATCAGCTGAGCTTCTGATAAAAAATAATTCATCAAAATGGTGGGATGATGTGAGTACAGAGCAGATTGAAAGCAGAACTGAAATCATACAAGTAGCTTTTGAACAAACCATTAAAGATTTATCCAGCTTTTGGGGGCAAGATTTTACTCAATGGAAATGGGGAGATGCTCACAAACTGAAACATAAACATGCAACAGGAGATGTATTATCTTTTTTAAATGTGGGTGACTTTTCAATTTCTGGGGCAAATGAAGTGCTTAACAATCTAGGTTACACCTATGATGAAGGCTCAGAGCAAACAATCCTTTTCGGCCCTTCAACTCGGAGGATTGTAGATTTCTCAAATATTAGAAACAATAGCTGGAGCATTCTGCCTACGGGCCAATCGGGCAATTATTTTAGCCCATATTATGCAGACCAGGCTAAGATGTATGCAAATGGTCAGTTTAGAAAAATGATTATGAATCATAGTCTAATAAAGAATTCTTCAGATAAAATCGTACTCAAACCAAAAGACTGA
- a CDS encoding prohibitin family protein, which produces MDNRRYLPFVIIGIIAFIVLISAFNRIFYRIEASERAVLFKALSGTLEKENIIGPGWHMKAPWNDIYKYEVSESKIEETMDVLDKNGLSISVDITIRFHPKYDAIGTIQENFRGDYIQRLVIPEARSTVRQVMGRYTAEEIYSTKRPEVEASIKEETRVVLGAAGNEVEMKSLLIRSIKLPEQIKTAIENKLKQEQEALAYQFRLDKEKSEAERKRIAAEGEATANKIINSSLTPELLRMRGIEATMEIANSPNSKVIVIGGGDDGLPLILNGN; this is translated from the coding sequence ATGGATAATAGAAGATACCTCCCGTTTGTGATTATCGGGATCATTGCTTTCATTGTATTAATTTCAGCGTTTAATCGTATTTTTTATAGAATAGAAGCGTCAGAAAGAGCCGTACTATTCAAAGCTTTGAGTGGAACACTTGAAAAAGAAAATATCATTGGTCCTGGTTGGCACATGAAAGCACCTTGGAATGATATTTATAAGTATGAAGTTTCTGAAAGTAAGATTGAAGAGACAATGGACGTATTGGACAAGAATGGCTTGAGTATTAGTGTGGATATTACCATCCGATTCCATCCTAAGTATGATGCCATAGGTACTATTCAGGAGAATTTCAGAGGAGACTATATTCAACGTCTGGTTATACCAGAGGCAAGATCTACCGTGCGTCAAGTGATGGGTCGTTACACCGCAGAGGAAATTTATTCAACCAAAAGACCAGAAGTAGAGGCATCCATAAAAGAAGAAACTCGGGTCGTATTGGGAGCTGCTGGAAATGAAGTTGAGATGAAAAGCTTGCTTATCAGATCAATTAAACTTCCTGAGCAAATCAAAACTGCTATTGAAAATAAATTGAAACAAGAACAAGAGGCACTTGCCTACCAATTCAGGTTAGATAAAGAAAAAAGTGAAGCCGAAAGAAAACGAATCGCGGCTGAAGGTGAGGCTACAGCAAATAAAATTATAAACAGTAGCTTGACTCCTGAGTTATTAAGAATGAGAGGAATTGAAGCAACAATGGAAATTGCTAATTCCCCTAATTCAAAAGTTATTGTAATTGGTGGCGGAGATGATGGACTTCCTTTGATTTTGAATGGTAACTAA
- a CDS encoding citrate synthase yields the protein MSKTAQIIIDGQTYELPVTEGTEQEKAIDISAFRGQSGVITLDRGFKNTGSCESAITFLDGEKGILRYRGYPIEQLADNSTFLEVAYLLIYGDLPSKATLDNFAGDITHHTLVNEDIKKILDGFPSAAHPMGVLSSLITAQTAFYPNSLDPNRSKEETELGIIRLLAKMPTFAAWAYKKKVGHPVIYPNNKKDYCGNFLNMMFALPADDYEVDPVVAKALDKLLILHADHEQNCSASTVRIVGSSQASLWASISAGINALWGPLHGGANQAVIEMLENIKADGGDTKKWMAKAKDKDDPFRLMGFGHRVYKNFDPRAKIIKKAADDVLEKLGVVDPILDIAKGLEEEALRDDYFVERKLYPNVDFYSGIIYRALGIPTDMFTVMFALGRLPGWIAQWKEMREMAEPIGRPRQVYIGKNERDYTDLKNR from the coding sequence ATGTCAAAAACGGCCCAAATTATCATTGATGGACAGACTTATGAGCTTCCTGTAACTGAAGGTACGGAACAGGAAAAAGCGATTGATATCAGCGCTTTCAGAGGTCAATCTGGTGTAATTACTTTAGATAGAGGTTTTAAGAATACTGGTTCTTGTGAAAGTGCCATTACATTCCTTGATGGAGAGAAAGGAATCTTAAGATATCGTGGGTATCCAATAGAGCAGTTGGCCGATAACTCTACATTCCTCGAAGTTGCCTATTTGTTGATTTATGGTGACCTACCTTCCAAAGCGACATTAGATAATTTTGCTGGTGATATTACACATCACACTTTGGTTAATGAGGATATTAAAAAGATCTTGGATGGCTTCCCCTCTGCTGCCCATCCAATGGGAGTACTTTCCTCATTGATCACTGCACAAACTGCTTTTTATCCGAATAGCCTCGATCCGAATAGATCAAAAGAAGAGACAGAGTTAGGAATCATTCGACTACTTGCCAAAATGCCAACGTTTGCTGCTTGGGCATATAAGAAAAAAGTAGGTCATCCTGTAATCTATCCTAATAACAAAAAGGATTATTGTGGAAACTTCCTCAATATGATGTTTGCTCTACCTGCTGATGATTATGAAGTAGATCCAGTTGTTGCTAAAGCACTTGACAAACTGCTAATTCTTCATGCTGATCACGAGCAAAACTGCTCAGCTTCTACTGTAAGAATTGTGGGCTCCAGTCAAGCAAGCCTTTGGGCTTCAATTTCTGCCGGTATCAATGCACTTTGGGGGCCACTGCATGGTGGTGCCAATCAGGCCGTCATAGAAATGCTGGAAAACATCAAAGCTGATGGCGGAGACACTAAAAAATGGATGGCTAAGGCAAAAGATAAGGATGATCCTTTCAGGTTGATGGGATTTGGTCACAGAGTATACAAGAACTTTGATCCAAGAGCTAAGATTATTAAAAAAGCCGCGGACGATGTATTAGAAAAACTTGGAGTTGTAGATCCAATATTAGACATAGCAAAAGGTCTTGAGGAAGAAGCACTACGAGATGACTATTTCGTTGAAAGAAAGCTATATCCAAATGTGGACTTCTACTCAGGTATTATTTACCGGGCTTTAGGTATTCCTACCGATATGTTTACTGTAATGTTTGCACTAGGAAGGCTTCCAGGATGGATTGCTCAGTGGAAAGAGATGCGTGAGATGGCAGAGCCTATCGGTCGTCCTAGACAAGTCTACATTGGAAAAAACGAGAGAGATTACACAGATCTAAAAAACAGATAA
- the tyrS gene encoding tyrosine--tRNA ligase, giving the protein MKDFVEELKWRGMVHDIMPGTQEELNKGMTVAYIGFDPTADSLHIGNMVQIMTLVHFQKCGHKPMALVGGATGMVGDPSGKSSERNLLDEEILNHNLECVQKQLERFLSFEGENSAEVVNNYDWFKEFGFLEFIRDVGKHITVNYMMSKDSVKSRLETGLSFTEFSYQLVQGYDFYYLWKHKKAKLQLGGSDQWGNIVTGTELIRRKEQGEAYAMTTPLITKADGSKFGKSEGGNIWLDPEKTSPYKFYQYWINSSDEDVEKYIKIFSLNGRQEIESLITEHQEAPHQRLLQRTLAEELTERVHSKKDLDIAIKASSILFGKSTTADLESLDENTLLQVFEGVPQTEVNKNELGNDVTTFLSETTKNIIFKSKGEARKMIQGGGVSINKTKVEVPDQQVDYKLLQDKYLLAQKGKKNYYLIKVN; this is encoded by the coding sequence ATGAAAGATTTTGTTGAAGAGTTGAAGTGGCGAGGAATGGTCCATGATATCATGCCAGGTACACAAGAAGAGCTAAATAAAGGCATGACTGTCGCTTATATTGGCTTTGATCCAACAGCGGATTCTTTACATATTGGCAACATGGTTCAAATCATGACATTGGTGCATTTCCAAAAATGTGGACATAAGCCAATGGCCCTTGTCGGTGGGGCCACCGGAATGGTTGGAGATCCTTCTGGAAAATCTTCTGAGAGAAACTTGCTAGATGAAGAAATATTAAATCATAACCTAGAGTGTGTACAAAAACAGCTTGAACGATTCCTTTCGTTTGAAGGCGAAAACTCTGCTGAAGTGGTCAACAATTATGACTGGTTCAAAGAGTTCGGCTTTCTTGAGTTTATAAGAGATGTAGGCAAGCATATAACCGTTAATTATATGATGTCTAAAGATTCTGTGAAGTCTAGACTTGAAACAGGTCTCTCATTTACAGAATTCTCCTATCAGTTAGTCCAAGGTTATGATTTCTATTATCTATGGAAACACAAGAAAGCCAAACTTCAATTGGGCGGATCAGATCAATGGGGGAATATTGTAACCGGTACAGAATTAATAAGAAGAAAAGAGCAAGGGGAAGCTTACGCAATGACCACTCCCTTAATAACAAAAGCGGATGGATCTAAATTTGGGAAATCTGAAGGAGGAAATATTTGGCTTGACCCAGAAAAAACATCGCCATACAAGTTCTATCAATATTGGATAAACTCCTCTGATGAGGATGTTGAAAAATATATCAAAATATTTAGTCTAAATGGGCGTCAGGAAATTGAGTCTTTAATAACTGAGCATCAAGAAGCTCCTCATCAAAGATTACTTCAAAGAACACTCGCCGAAGAATTGACAGAGCGTGTGCATTCAAAAAAGGATTTAGATATTGCCATAAAAGCTAGTTCGATTTTGTTTGGAAAGTCTACCACCGCGGATCTGGAAAGTTTAGATGAAAATACACTTTTACAGGTCTTTGAAGGAGTACCTCAAACAGAAGTCAATAAAAATGAACTTGGCAATGATGTTACAACATTCTTGAGTGAGACAACCAAAAACATAATCTTCAAGTCCAAGGGTGAAGCAAGAAAAATGATTCAAGGTGGTGGAGTAAGTATCAACAAAACTAAGGTAGAAGTACCTGATCAACAGGTAGATTATAAACTCCTTCAGGATAAGTATTTACTAGCACAGAAAGGCAAGAAGAATTACTATTTGATTAAAGTAAACTAG
- a CDS encoding response regulator — translation MTKPTILYVDDDQFNITLFEFTFKNEFEILNATSGTEALDLIKGHDEIAAVVSDVRMPEMDGIQFITKVKETRENLPCFLLTGYGGAQEVVDAIDQNLIVGYFSKPFDKENIITTLKSTIND, via the coding sequence ATGACAAAGCCAACCATTCTGTACGTAGATGATGATCAGTTCAATATCACTTTATTTGAATTTACATTTAAGAACGAATTTGAAATTCTTAATGCTACTTCAGGTACAGAAGCATTAGACCTTATTAAAGGACATGATGAAATTGCAGCTGTGGTAAGTGACGTGAGAATGCCTGAAATGGATGGTATTCAATTTATTACCAAGGTGAAAGAAACACGTGAGAATCTACCCTGCTTTTTATTGACAGGGTATGGTGGGGCTCAAGAAGTAGTGGATGCAATAGATCAGAACCTTATTGTGGGTTATTTCAGTAAGCCTTTTGATAAGGAGAACATCATTACTACGCTGAAGTCGACTATCAACGATTAG